The region TGTAAACCACATGTGCAttcaagggatctaggttgtgtgttCCTTGTAAGAATCTAAtgtctgatgatctgaggtggagatacAATACACTGGAATCGTCCTGAAACCATCTCACCCCCTGCCCTCAGTCTGTGCaaaaatcatcttccatgaaaccaggcCCTGCTGCTAAAAAAGATTGGGGACCACTGCTATATTGAATAGGAGTGGGAGGGGGACCTAACATACCAAAAGAGGGGCGGTCAGGAAAAATGTTGGAGGAAATGCTGACTTCAAGTTGTTGCTGGGAAGATTATATGAAGTCAAGCATGTGAGAATGATTATAAAtggaagaacttttctttttgagaccaagtctcactttgtcgcctttggtagggtaccatggcattatatctcacagcaacctcaaactcctgggttcaagtgatcctcttgcctcagccttccgagtagctgggactataggcacctgccacaaggcctggctatttttacagacagggtcttgctcacgctggtcttgaattcctgagctcaagcaatctacctttctcggcctcccagagtgctgggattacaggcatgagacaccatgccaggCCCTAAGTGGAAGAACTTTTTACAGATTTGAGTTGGCATCATgttacacagatttttttctggtaACTTTAACGaattgggcttatgtgattcttttccAGTTAAAGTTAACACGGTAATGTATGATACAGAGAAAGAGTtaacttttttttggtttttggccggggctgggtttgaacccaccacctccggcatatgggactggcgccctactccttgagccacaggtgcctcccgaaAGAGTTAACTATTTAAGCTCTGCGTTGCTACCAGGGCCCGTGGTAATCTAGGATCCTGAAGATAGTCTCTTTTTTGACACTTCACTGAGCAGACGTGAGCTGTGAATACTACTACTAGGTGTAGTTCAGAGAGCTCTCTTCTTCCTTTGCAGGTGCTACAGCACATGAAGGCCGTGCAGGCGGATCAGGAGCGAGAGAGGCAGCGGCGGCTGGAAGTGGAACGAGGTAGGTGGCCATCTCCCTTCTCTTTACCTTCCAGGTCCTCATCCCAGCCAGCAGGTCCTTGTGCTTCCAGAACCTGGAATCCAGCAGAAGAGTCAGGAAGAGCAGCTGGGGAGAGAGGGGCACAGTGCGTTGGTAGATGGTATCCTGTCTGTCTAATCAATCTCTTTCCAATCCTGCCTTTTCTGTGGAACTCCAGAGTCACAGTCTATCTGCTTGTCTTTGTCTCTGCTTGGAGGGTTAATAGCCATCTCATGTAGAACATGGCTGAAACAGACTTGTGACTCCTTTCAGTCCCTCCCAGCATTCCTTCAAATAATAGGAAGTCATTTCAAGTCTGAAATAGGAAAGATGTTCATGATTCCTTTCTTTTGTAATTCCCCCCATATCCAGTCTGTCATCAAGTCCTGTATGGGATTCTCACAAGGAACACACAACCAGTTTCTGTACCTCTAGTACCACATCTGTAACCAGCCTTCACTCCAAGGACCAGAATGCCTCCTAATGTATCTCCATAATTGCACCATCTCCATTAACCCATTCTCTACACAGTAGCCTGGGAGATCTCTGTAAAACATATATGAGTTATACTGCTATTTGCTTAAACCCTCTAATGGTGTCCCATTGAACTTGGAATGAAATCCAAACTCAGTGATGTGGCCAACAAGACCCATTTTGGCTCAAGCCTGCCTACCCGCCTCTCTGGCCTTGCTTCACACACAAAGCCAACCAAGCCATTAACTCCAGCCACACAAGCCTCTCCTGTTGCTTGAACATCCAACTCTAATCTCACTGTTCGGGTTTCTTCTGCCTACAGTTTCTACATGGCTAGCTTCATATAATCCCTCTTGTCTCAAATGTCGCCTTGGGTTAACCTTACTCCTTTCAGAACCACCCAGACTAGAAAGGCTATCCTGTCACTATGTCATACCCTCTAGTGTTTTCTTTATAACACatgtcactgtcttttttttttttctgagacagtctcctgtgttgatagagtgctgtggtgtcacagctcacagcaacctcaaacttttgggcttaagcgattctcttgcctcagcctcccaagtagctgggactgcaggcacccgccaccatgcccggctattttttgttgtagttgtcattgttatttagcaggctggggctgggtttgaacctgccagccccttgtatgtggctggcactgtaaccattgtactgtgggtgctgagcctgactttttttttttttttgagacacagtctcactttattgccctcagtagagtgccctggagtcatagctcatagcaacctccaactcctgggctcaggtgattctcttgcctcagccttctgagtagctgggactataggtgcccaccacaactcccagctatttttagagacagggccttgctcttgtgcatgctgatctcaaacccatgagctctggcaatctacctgcctcggcctcccaagagtgctgggattacgggggTGAGCCATCACGCCAGCCAAGTCACTGTCTTCTTTACTCTGTGTTCCTTTGTTTATTGTCTGGCTCTCTCACTAGAAAATAAATGgtataggctgggtgtggtacctcaggcctataatcctagcactctgggaggctgagatgggtagattgcctcacaggttcaagaccagtctgaaccagagcgagagccaggcatggtcccagctacttgggaggctgaggcaagagaatcacttgagtccaagagagggaggttgctgtgagctatgatgccacaacactcttatcgagggtgacaaagtgagattctatctcaaaaaaaaaaaaaaaaaatagcagaaagtaAATGATGTAAGTACTAGAACCTGACCTGTCTTTTCCACTGCTGCATCTTGAACACTTAGAACAACTCCTGGCATGGCCCAGGGACTCACATCTATAATGCCAGCACATTGATAGGCCAAGGAGGGAAGagcacttgaggtcaggagtttgagaccagcctgggcatcatggtgagaccttgtctgtacaagagaaaaaaagaacaactccTAGCACATAGCAGGCACCCTGTTGACTTGCTGGCTGATTTCTGAGTCCCCTTACTGGAGATCTACTGTGGTCACAGAGGGACGAATTTGATTACAGGCACTGAGATCAGAATGCTGAGTTACAGCTGTCCTTTATTGTGCATGGCCACGGTGGCAACACATTCCCATATTTACTCTGCCCCGTGCTGCTTTCATTTCTTGACAGCACATGTTCCCTAGAGGCTGGGTGTAGTATGTTCTTGGCATTCTCAGTGCCCAGCTGGAACTAAGAGCTTGTTTGTGTGTAGGGAAGCAGTGGAAAGCTACAGTACTTAGAATACTACCATTCAGCTGTATTATTGCTCAAATCAGCTTTTAAGCCCTAAAGGGACCAGCATTTATGGCATTCTGGCtttggaaaaatgtatttcagattTCCAAATAACTAATTTGAAAGTGCATTTTTAGAACCCAATAATTTAGAAGTTGTAATTTGGAAGTTTGTAAACATACTTGGGCTGTTAAGTACATCTGATGTGTTCTTGAGTTCAAGTCCAGAGTTACTCTGACAGACTTTTGGTcttacttttttatcttttttttttggggccggggctgggtttgaacccaccacctccggcatatgggaccggcgccctactccttgagccacaggcgccgcccggtcttACTTTTTTAGAACATTGCCATCGTCTCTAACCTTAAACTTGAGTGTTCATTCTCTCTTCTAACTTGCCTTCCTTCTGCCATATTCATTTCTAAAGCTTGGGAAGATAGGAATCCCATAAACTCCACACTGCCATGGTTTCTTTTCACAGTTGAGTTCCAGAAAGCTGTTAGTTGCTATGCCTTCTGAATTAATAGCCTAATTATAGAAGAGCACCATGTATCACTCATGCCTTTCATGGCTTCCCCTTAGTTATTTACTCTAATCTCTGCTGTTTGGGGCCAGGAACCCCCCCAGTAAGAATCAACCCAGCAAACCTTGAGAGCAGCTTATTATATTTAGTGAGGGCTTCTTCTGGAAAGCAGAAAGATGGCTATTTCCTTTGTCTATTTCTTATGTGACCCATGGCATAAAGAAAAAGGCAACTGAATCCATACTTTTAATCATCCGAGAAAGCAAACTGCTGAAGGGTTTGTGGGAGAGAAGTTATGTTTTggtatatttttggtagaggcagaaaagaagcgTGAGGCCAAGCAGCGAGCTAAGGAAGCTCAGGAACGGGAATTGCGGAAGCGGGAGAAGGCAGAAGAGAAGGAGCGTCGGAGAAAGGAGTATGACGCCCTCAAAGCATCCAAGCGGGAGCAGGAGAAGAAACCTAAGAAGGAAACAAATCAGGCCCCGAGTAAGTTTTCTTTCTGTTGCGAAGTTACAGCAGGGGTACAGTGGAGAGACTTCACTTGTATAGTGAGTTTGCAAACCTCTGTCAGATAAACTATAAAACCGgaagaatgtgaaggaaataagGCCCTGAGAGTTTGGTTTTAGAGAACAGGGAATTCTCCTGGGGAGATAgtttcctcctggtttgtttccCTTATGCCCCTGTACTTTTGTACAGATATTTTGGTAAATGTGTCTTAGAGTATACCCAGGAGTCTGACGGGTGAAATTCTAAAGTAACTGAGATAGGCAAAAATCAGACATGATTAAGTTACTTTTAAAAGTCTCtcataggccaggcgtggtggttcatgcctgtcatggtagcattctgggaggccaaggcaggtggattgcttgaggtcaggagttcaagaccagccttagccaggcATTATCAGGCACCTGTaattctgtaatcccagctacttgggaggctgaggtaagaggattacctgagcccaagaatttgagctatGACGTCATTCCATTCTACCTAATGCGAcatagactttgtctcaaaaaaaaaaaaagtcgggtggcgcctgtggctcaaggagtagggtgctggtcccatatgccagaggtggtgggttcaaacctaaccccggccaaaaaaaaaaaaaaaagtctcttgggcagtgcctgtggctcagtgggcagggtgccggccctgtataccgagggtggcgggttcaaacccatccccggccaaactgcaacaaaaaaatagcagggcattgtggcgggtgcctgtagtcccagctactccggaggctgaggcaagggaatcgcctaagcccaggagttggaggttgctgtgagctgcgacaggacagcactctactgtggtcgataaagtgaaactctctataagaaaaataaaaaagtctctcATAGCCTGGTGCATTGGCaagtacctgtggtcccaggtgttcaggaggctgaggtgggagcattgcttgaaccgggagtttgagaccggcctggggaacatagtgagatacagtgtctttaaaaaagaaaaaaaaaggtccctggtttggcgcctgtagctcagtggttatggtgcccaccacatacaccgGTGCtgtggggttcaaacctggcctgggcctgctaaaaaatgacaactacaacaagaaatagccgggcgttgtggcgggtgcctgtagtcccatctacttgggaggctgaggcaaaagaatcacttaagtccaagagttagaggttgctgtgagctgtgacagtatggcactctaccaagggtgacatactccCTCATACCATTTTTGAAGTATAGTGGGTGGTTTCTCTCTGTAAAGTCAGCAATGCCTGTGTTTCTTTTCACCTAAGTCAAAACAGACCACCCTTTCTGCTTGAACACCAGAGTTGTCAGGTAGCCACAATGTATAGAGAAACACATTTTCAGCTCTGTGCCTGTAGTTAAGTGcttagggcgttggccacatgcaccagggctgatgggtttgaacccggccagggccttgctaaacaacaatagcaataacaaaaaaatagctgggtgttgttgtgggtgcctgtaattccagctacttgggaggatgaggcaagagaataacttaagcccaagagtttgaggttgctgtgagctgtgacacaacggctctctaccaagggtgacatagtgagatttttctcaaaaaaaagaaagaaaagggcggcgcctgtggctcagtgagtagggcgccagccccatatgccgagggtggcgggttcaaacccagccctggccaaactgcaacaaaaaaatagccgggtgctatggtgggcacctgtagtcccagctactcgggaggctgaggcaagagaatcgcttaagcccaggagctggacgttgctgtgagctgtgtgatgccacggcactctactgagggccatcaagtgagactctgtctctaaaaaaaaaaaagaaagaaagaaaaacacatttttgtgCTTTGCTGGAATATGTCCACTAGTGATGTGGCTACTACATGCTAGGGAGGATCATGTAACCTCTGGGTCAAAAGGGTGAAGCACGTGAGGGGTAGGGTCTCTCATATAGCGGATAGATAGAGCCTGTGTCCCTGTCCTTGTTCACTTTTGCCTTGAGCAAGTTGCCTAATCTCACCAttgtcctttttatttccttgtcaaaAATGAGGATCATATTTAGTTAGTGATAAGGGTTAAATGAGACAATAGGGTTGTACACTTCTTGCCATTGTGAATGCTCAAATTTTTAAACATCTTGCCCaaagggcagcacccatagctcagtgggtagagcgctagtcacatacactgaggctggtgggtttgaacccagccctggccacctaaaacaacaatggcaaccgcaacaaaaaaatagccgggtgttgtggtgggcacctgtagtcccagctacttgggaggctgaggcaagagaattgcttaagcctaagagtttgaggttgctgtgagctgtgacgccacgagactctaccaagggcgataagatgagactttgtctctaaaaaaagagaaaataaaaaatccttttccccccaaatctcaaaaccaatttttttccaattaaaaatatatgttcatcGAAGAGAATTTAGAAAAGACATATATATCAGAGAATAGCAATTGTCTGTAATCCCTGTTCCTAGCAAATGTCAGTATTTACAGTAGTGTGTTGTATTGCCTTCTAggctttttatatacatattacataatGATTGTGGCATTACTAATAAATCTGTTTGCCTAGAGTATTTCCCCAAAGGCTTGTTACCAGGGAGAACTTAGGGCACTGGGGACTGTGAGCTACCTGAGACTTTCAGAACGAGTCTCACATTCAAATGTACTCCCTAGAGATTCAAGAGGAAAGGCATTTCTGTTCCCATCTCTGAATGGCAAGGGTTTTAAGAGttcagatattcttttttttttttttttttgtagagacagggtctcactttatggcccctcggtagagtgccgtggcctcacacagctcacagcaacctccaactcctgggcttaagcgattctcttgcctcagcctcccgagtagctgggactacaggcgcccgccacaacgcccggctagagttcagatattcttaaaacatttttttcttcaggatCTGGGAAGTCTTTGTTTGAAGAGGGGATGTGTATGGAGGGCACTAATACAGATTGGTAGAGTGGATCTCCTTAACGGACTAAATTTGTTTTGTCTATTGTGACTTGTTCCTCTAGAATCTAAGTCTGGCTCCCGCCCCCGCAAGCCACCACCCCGGAAACACACTCGATCCTGGGCTGTGCTgaagctgctgctgccactgttGCTATTATGTGTGGCAGGTGGGCTGGTTGCCTGTCGGGTGACAGAGTTGCAGCAGCAGCCCCTCTGCACCAGTGTGAACACCATCTATGACAACGCCGTCCAGGGTCTACGCCGCCACGAGATCTTCCAGTGGGTCCTCCAGACCGACTCTCAGCAGTGAGCTTGTCCTCAGCACCTGCTGCCTCCCAGCCTTGGAGCTTGGATTCCTATGGAATTGGGTTCTGCTGGATACAACCTCTTTTTAGCATCAGACCTACCTGCCATCATCAAATGGCTGCTGATGGGTACTTGAGACCTCCTCTTCATAGGACTTCTTTGTTCCTAAGTCAGGGTTCCCTGGTGGAATGAGGAGAAATGGGAAGTTGGGGGGAACGGTTATCTGCATGCCTAAAGGAAtaggctggggggtggggagagagaagacagCCTTTTCTAGTTACACAAAGCTATGTAAAGGCAAGGCTCGTTTCTACTAAATGGTCGGCTGTCACTACATTTATACTTTTGTATGTCACAAACCCTTTTGTTCATTCCTCCCTGGGTAATCAGGGCTGATCAGGAGGAAATGTTACTGGGGACTAGGGGGACACCACACTCAGCATATCCAGCCTGAATTGGGGGGAAGGTATAACTATTTTCTGAAGGACTTCAGCGATTTCAGCAATTTAGGGACAAAACCTGGCTGTGAAAGGGACTTCATGACTATCCAGTCCAGTGTAACATTTGCAcacagaaaaatggagactttccatgACTTGCCTACAGTCTCCCAGCTAGTTTCAGGCAGAACTAGATTTCTactctgaaattgtttctttcCTCGTTATGCCACCTTTATAATGTTCTGAGGGAACAGAACTCACACCAGAATTGAATGTATAGAATCTTTCATGGTAGACAGATTTGTGA is a window of Nycticebus coucang isolate mNycCou1 chromosome 18, mNycCou1.pri, whole genome shotgun sequence DNA encoding:
- the LRRC59 gene encoding leucine-rich repeat-containing protein 59 yields the protein MTKAGSKGGNLRDKLDGNELDLSLSDLNEVPVKELAALPKATVLDLSCNKLTTLPSDFCGLTHLVKLDLSKNKLQQLPADFGRLVNLQHLDLLNNRLVTLPVSFAQLKNLKWLDLKDNPLDPVLAKVAGDCLDEKQCKQCANKVLQHMKAVQADQERERQRRLEVEREAEKKREAKQRAKEAQERELRKREKAEEKERRRKEYDALKASKREQEKKPKKETNQAPKSKSGSRPRKPPPRKHTRSWAVLKLLLPLLLLCVAGGLVACRVTELQQQPLCTSVNTIYDNAVQGLRRHEIFQWVLQTDSQQ